In Aegilops tauschii subsp. strangulata cultivar AL8/78 chromosome 3, Aet v6.0, whole genome shotgun sequence, one genomic interval encodes:
- the LOC109736965 gene encoding small ubiquitin-related modifier 1: MSGVTADEDKKPAGDGGGAHINLKVKGQDGNEVFFRIKRSTQLKKLMNAYCDRQSVDLNSIAFLFDGRRLRGEQTPDELEMEEGDEIDAMLHQTGGGFPRP, translated from the exons ATGTCGGGCGTGACGGCGGACGAGGACAAGAAGCCCGCGGGCGACGGCGGAGGCGCCCACATCAACCTCAAGGTCAAGGGGCAG GATGGCAATGAGGTTTTCTTCCGCATCAAGAGATCCAcacagctgaagaagctgatgaaCGCCTACTGCGACCGTCAGTCTGTGGATCTCAACTCCATTGCTTTCCTTTTTGATGGTCGTAGGCTCCGTGGTGAGCAGACCCCTGATGAG CTTGAGATGGAGGAAGGCGACGAGATTGACGCCATGCTTCACCAGACCGGAGGGGGCTTTCCTCGCCCTTAG